In Rubrivirga marina, the following are encoded in one genomic region:
- a CDS encoding glycoside hydrolase family 97 protein translates to MTRTLLCLLLAMPAVAQPVFVSSPDGRVAVRFGLDDVGAPTYAVDLGGQPILEPSPLGLVTTLARWDRDLTVAEAGEVESVEDRYRLVHGKQSDVTYTANRRSVRLGDAAGRVLEVVFQVSDDGVAFRYRIPEQAEAGEVTARREVTGFRFDPATRSWLMPMTHPQTGWMNTNPSYEALYTQGEPVGGEAPNEVGWAFPGLFQTAAGWALVTEAGLDGSYVGSRLDADADRGLYRIAFPDAGEGTGPDDPVDPTFALPFGSPWRVVIVGETLAPIVESTLVTDVSPASVVEDTSWIRPGSATWSWLPLKDPSMNPAEQREFVDFAADRGFPYTLVDANWDVELGYDGLAELADHAASRGVDLLVWYNSNGPYNGAPQTPKDKLNDPETRRAEFARLREMGVRGIKADFFGGDKQSVIRLYLDILRDAADYGLMVNVHGATLPRGWSRTYPHFVTAEAVMGYEYITFSQGIADAAPQHGAVLPFTRNVVGPMDFTPVMLTDTVGGSVRRTSDAYDLAMMVVFESGVQHLGVTPADLAAAPDFVSEFLSTVPTAWDETRFVEGFPGETVVIARRKGDRWYVGGLNGTAAARSVRLDLPFLPAGWRGALIADGDGARDVRQHDTEAGDVVEMRPAGGFVVIVEPPE, encoded by the coding sequence ATGACCCGAACGCTCCTCTGCCTCCTGCTGGCGATGCCCGCCGTCGCCCAGCCCGTGTTCGTGAGCAGCCCCGACGGCCGCGTCGCCGTCCGCTTCGGCCTCGACGACGTGGGGGCACCGACGTACGCCGTCGACCTCGGCGGGCAGCCGATCCTCGAGCCGTCGCCGCTCGGGCTCGTGACCACGCTGGCGCGGTGGGACCGGGACCTCACGGTCGCCGAGGCGGGCGAGGTCGAATCCGTCGAGGACCGCTACCGGCTCGTCCACGGCAAGCAGAGCGACGTGACGTACACGGCCAACCGCCGTTCCGTCCGCCTCGGGGACGCCGCGGGGCGCGTGCTGGAGGTCGTCTTCCAGGTGTCTGACGACGGCGTCGCCTTCCGGTACCGGATCCCCGAGCAGGCCGAGGCGGGCGAGGTCACGGCGCGGCGCGAGGTCACCGGCTTCCGCTTCGACCCCGCCACGCGGAGCTGGCTCATGCCGATGACGCACCCGCAGACGGGCTGGATGAACACGAACCCGTCGTACGAGGCGCTCTACACGCAGGGCGAGCCCGTCGGCGGCGAGGCGCCGAACGAGGTGGGCTGGGCGTTCCCGGGCCTGTTCCAGACCGCCGCCGGGTGGGCGCTCGTGACCGAGGCCGGCCTCGACGGCTCGTACGTCGGCAGCCGCCTCGACGCCGACGCCGACCGCGGGCTCTACCGGATCGCCTTTCCCGACGCGGGCGAGGGGACCGGCCCCGATGACCCCGTCGACCCGACGTTCGCGCTCCCGTTCGGGTCACCGTGGCGCGTCGTGATCGTGGGCGAGACGCTGGCACCGATCGTCGAGTCGACGCTGGTGACGGACGTGAGCCCGGCCTCCGTGGTGGAGGACACGAGCTGGATCCGGCCCGGCTCGGCCACGTGGAGCTGGCTCCCACTCAAGGACCCCTCGATGAATCCCGCCGAGCAGCGCGAGTTCGTCGACTTCGCAGCGGACCGCGGCTTCCCCTACACGCTCGTCGACGCCAACTGGGACGTAGAGCTCGGCTACGACGGCCTCGCGGAGCTGGCGGACCACGCCGCCAGCCGGGGCGTCGACCTCCTCGTCTGGTACAACAGCAACGGCCCGTACAACGGAGCGCCGCAGACGCCGAAGGACAAGCTCAACGACCCCGAGACCCGCCGCGCCGAGTTCGCCCGCCTCCGCGAGATGGGCGTCCGCGGCATCAAGGCCGACTTCTTCGGCGGCGACAAGCAGTCGGTGATCCGGCTCTACCTCGACATCCTCCGCGACGCGGCCGACTACGGGCTGATGGTCAACGTCCACGGGGCCACGCTGCCGCGCGGGTGGAGCCGGACGTACCCCCACTTCGTGACGGCCGAGGCCGTGATGGGCTACGAGTACATCACGTTCAGCCAGGGCATCGCCGACGCCGCGCCACAGCACGGGGCCGTCCTCCCGTTCACCCGCAATGTCGTCGGCCCGATGGACTTTACGCCGGTCATGCTGACCGACACGGTCGGCGGCTCGGTCCGGCGGACGAGCGACGCCTACGACCTCGCCATGATGGTCGTGTTCGAGTCGGGCGTCCAGCACCTCGGCGTCACGCCGGCCGACCTCGCGGCGGCCCCGGATTTCGTGTCCGAGTTCCTGTCGACCGTGCCGACGGCCTGGGACGAGACGCGGTTCGTGGAGGGCTTCCCCGGCGAGACCGTCGTGATTGCCCGCCGGAAGGGCGACCGCTGGTACGTCGGCGGGCTCAACGGCACGGCGGCGGCCCGGTCCGTCCGCCTCGACCTCCCGTTCCTCCCGGCCGGTTGGCGGGGCGCGCTGATCGCCGACGGCGACGGCGCCCGTGACGTCCGCCAGCACGACACCGAGGCGGGCGACGTCGTCGAGATGCGCCCGGCCGGCGGGTTCGTCGTGATCGTCGAGCCGCCGGAGTAG
- a CDS encoding SGNH/GDSL hydrolase family protein translates to MRPFASLVVLLFAATMGGCASLGASGNGGTDSDWLGTWGTAVQLTEPRNLPPVALGGTTLRQVVRPSVGGDRVRLHLSNRFGDAPIVIGAVRLAASLGEGAIDPATDAALSFGGRPGVTIPPGGSVVSDPLDYDLPPRTDLAVTMHVEAISDSVVTGHPGSRTTSYIVAGDAVSAAALPEAERTDHWYGIEGLDVERDGAAVAILGDSITDGRGSTTNAQNRWPDVLAARLGANPATEDVAVLNMGIGGNCVLRACLGPAALDRFDRDVLERAGVEWLVILEGVNDIGGSAPDESAQVAQDLIAAYGTMIDRAHAAGIRVYGATITPFGGSFYDSPEHEAARQTVNAWIRTSGAFDAVIDLDAAIQNPDAPTTLLPAADDGDGLHPSVAGHRMMAEAVDLDLFTD, encoded by the coding sequence ATGCGACCGTTCGCTTCGCTCGTCGTCCTCCTCTTTGCCGCCACGATGGGCGGCTGCGCCAGCCTCGGTGCCTCTGGGAACGGGGGCACCGACTCTGACTGGCTCGGGACGTGGGGCACGGCCGTCCAGCTCACGGAGCCGCGCAACCTCCCGCCCGTCGCGCTTGGAGGGACGACGCTCCGGCAGGTCGTCCGCCCGTCCGTCGGCGGCGACCGCGTGCGCCTTCACCTGTCGAATCGGTTCGGCGACGCGCCGATCGTGATCGGGGCCGTCCGCCTTGCGGCATCCCTGGGGGAGGGCGCCATCGACCCGGCGACCGACGCCGCGCTCTCCTTCGGCGGCCGGCCCGGCGTCACGATCCCGCCCGGCGGGTCCGTCGTCTCCGACCCGCTCGACTACGACCTCCCACCCCGTACCGACCTCGCGGTCACGATGCACGTCGAGGCCATCTCCGACAGCGTCGTCACCGGCCACCCCGGCTCGCGGACGACCTCGTACATCGTCGCGGGCGACGCCGTCTCGGCCGCCGCGCTCCCCGAGGCGGAGCGGACCGACCACTGGTACGGCATCGAAGGGCTCGACGTCGAGCGCGACGGGGCCGCGGTCGCGATCCTCGGCGACTCGATCACCGACGGCCGCGGGTCGACCACGAACGCACAGAACCGCTGGCCCGACGTGCTGGCGGCCCGCCTCGGCGCGAACCCGGCGACCGAAGACGTGGCCGTGCTCAACATGGGCATCGGCGGCAACTGCGTCCTGCGGGCGTGCCTCGGCCCGGCGGCGCTCGATCGGTTCGACCGCGACGTGCTGGAGCGGGCGGGCGTCGAGTGGCTGGTGATCCTCGAGGGCGTCAACGACATCGGCGGCTCGGCGCCGGACGAGTCGGCGCAGGTCGCGCAGGACCTCATCGCAGCCTACGGGACGATGATCGACCGAGCCCACGCCGCGGGGATCAGGGTCTACGGCGCAACCATCACGCCGTTCGGCGGCTCGTTCTACGACTCGCCCGAGCACGAGGCCGCCCGCCAGACCGTCAACGCGTGGATCCGGACGAGCGGCGCCTTCGACGCCGTCATCGACCTCGACGCCGCGATCCAGAACCCCGACGCGCCCACCACCCTCCTCCCGGCCGCCGACGACGGCGACGGGCTCCACCCCAGCGTGGCCGGCCACCGCATGATGGCCGAGGCCGTCGACCTCGACCTCTTTACCGACTAA
- a CDS encoding glycoside hydrolase family 43 protein has protein sequence MPRPLCLLILALLVGPLGPVAAAQDLARNPIIWADVPDPSTIRVGDTYYMSSTTMHMAPGVPILKSPNLVDWELAGYVYDELANADALFQRQGQNAYGRGSWASSLRYHDGTFYLAVFSYTTGETYIYTTGDVENGPWHKESLGDLYHDQSLFFDDDGRVYLIYGGGGDFQILELEADASAVKRGGVDRVLVQDVGSPAGDDLGLHGEGAQLFKVDGTYYLFLIAWPRGGMRTVVVQRAESLDGPWEGRAVLQDDGVAQGGIVDTPDGDWYALMFGDRGAVGRIPYLIPVTWSDDGWPVLGVDGGVPETLDIVSDGTGASGIVASDAFDGPELRPEWQFNHNPESRLWSLTERPGYFRIRTGRRDRSFVDARNSLTQRTFGPESGAETALDVSGLNDGDIAGLGLLAADYGYVGVMKEDERTSVVMVAYRDGEAQVVERVPVEGDVVHLRAHADFRDQRDEGTFFYSLDGEAWTPIGDTLAMRYTLEHFMGYRFALFAYATETPGGTADFDYFRLDPAP, from the coding sequence ATGCCCCGTCCCCTCTGTCTGCTCATCCTCGCACTCCTCGTCGGCCCCCTCGGGCCGGTCGCTGCGGCGCAGGACCTCGCCCGCAACCCCATCATTTGGGCCGACGTGCCCGACCCCTCGACGATCCGCGTCGGTGACACGTACTACATGTCGAGCACGACGATGCACATGGCGCCGGGCGTGCCCATCCTGAAGTCGCCGAACCTCGTCGACTGGGAGTTGGCGGGGTACGTCTACGACGAACTCGCGAACGCCGACGCGCTCTTCCAGCGGCAGGGCCAGAACGCGTACGGCCGCGGCTCGTGGGCGAGCAGCCTCCGCTACCACGACGGGACGTTCTACCTCGCCGTGTTCTCGTACACGACCGGCGAGACGTACATCTACACCACGGGCGACGTCGAGAACGGGCCGTGGCACAAAGAGTCGCTCGGCGACCTCTACCACGACCAGTCGCTGTTCTTCGACGACGACGGGCGCGTCTACCTGATCTACGGCGGCGGCGGCGACTTCCAGATCCTCGAGCTCGAAGCGGACGCGAGCGCCGTCAAGCGGGGCGGCGTCGACCGCGTGCTCGTGCAGGATGTGGGCTCGCCGGCGGGCGACGATCTGGGGCTCCACGGCGAGGGCGCCCAGCTGTTCAAGGTCGACGGGACGTACTACCTCTTCCTGATCGCGTGGCCGCGTGGCGGGATGCGGACGGTCGTGGTCCAGCGGGCCGAGAGCCTCGACGGCCCGTGGGAGGGCCGCGCCGTGCTCCAGGACGACGGCGTGGCGCAGGGCGGGATCGTCGACACGCCGGACGGCGACTGGTACGCGCTGATGTTCGGCGACCGCGGCGCCGTCGGGCGGATCCCATACCTCATCCCGGTGACGTGGAGCGACGACGGCTGGCCGGTCCTCGGCGTCGACGGTGGAGTCCCGGAGACGCTCGACATCGTCTCCGACGGGACGGGCGCCTCCGGCATCGTGGCCTCCGACGCGTTCGACGGGCCGGAGCTCCGCCCCGAGTGGCAGTTCAACCACAACCCCGAGAGCCGGCTGTGGTCGCTCACCGAGCGGCCCGGCTACTTCCGGATCCGCACGGGCCGGCGCGACCGGAGCTTCGTCGACGCCCGCAACTCGCTGACGCAGCGGACCTTCGGGCCGGAGAGCGGGGCCGAGACGGCGCTCGACGTGAGCGGCCTGAACGACGGCGATATTGCCGGCCTCGGGCTCCTCGCGGCCGACTACGGGTACGTCGGCGTGATGAAGGAGGACGAGCGGACGTCGGTCGTGATGGTGGCGTATCGCGACGGCGAGGCGCAGGTCGTCGAGCGCGTTCCGGTCGAGGGCGACGTCGTCCACCTACGGGCGCACGCCGACTTCCGCGACCAGCGCGACGAGGGGACGTTCTTCTACAGCCTCGACGGCGAGGCGTGGACGCCCATCGGCGACACGCTCGCGATGCGGTACACGCTGGAGCACTTCATGGGCTACCGGTTCGCGCTGTTCGCCTACGCGACCGAGACGCCGGGCGGCACGGCCGACTTCGACTATTTCCGCCTCGACCCCGCGCCGTAA
- a CDS encoding sialate O-acetylesterase has protein sequence MRLSLLSVAAFALGALPAGAQEAPLHLGDLFHHHAVVQRDAPVPVWGTATPGETVAVELAGETAEAATDAEGHWSVRLEALPAGGPHTLTARAGGATATAEDVLVGDVFLCTGQSNMQFTVGRSTFGPFVARGMGDEQVRMLTVPNVSSPEPLEAFADTVAWEVATPETVPGWSAACAFFARDLRAGPLADVPVGLITSAWGGSAIRAWTPASALEQLGGYEADVEALRLYTTDERRAQQAFGATWEDWWRDRTGVAAGAGPWQPATGADWDAAPAGLGDWTQWDGLAGYTGMIWFRTTVTLTAEQAAQGADLALGAIDEVDQTWLNGQVVANTFGYGTERTYTIPAELLQEGENVVVVNVLNTYAAGGMTGDHTLRALHLDDGTRIPLTDWQYRVARERTGPPPRAPWESVGGLATIHNAMVAPLRNIGLRGVLWYQGESDTERGDVYEGLLRALIGGWRAQFTSPTGDPIPALIVQLPNYGPWPTAPGPSGWAEVREAQRLATVGDPFAATVVTIDVGDPRDLHPTHKQPVGARLARAARHVIYGEDVAPSGPVPVRAERRGDAVVVSFDDVEDGLVAYGGLGPIGFELCGADAESCRYVEARAEGSEVRIPLDGEPAARVRYAWADSPIVTLFDGADLPVVPFELSVQPAGTD, from the coding sequence ATGCGCCTTTCTCTCCTCTCGGTCGCCGCCTTCGCTCTCGGCGCACTCCCCGCGGGCGCACAGGAGGCCCCGCTCCACCTCGGCGACCTGTTCCACCACCACGCCGTCGTCCAGCGCGACGCGCCCGTGCCGGTCTGGGGCACGGCGACGCCCGGCGAGACGGTCGCCGTCGAGCTGGCCGGCGAAACCGCCGAGGCGGCCACGGACGCCGAGGGCCACTGGTCCGTCCGCCTCGAGGCGCTCCCGGCCGGGGGCCCGCACACGCTCACGGCCCGCGCCGGCGGCGCCACGGCGACGGCCGAGGACGTCCTCGTGGGCGACGTCTTCCTCTGCACGGGCCAGTCGAACATGCAGTTCACCGTCGGCCGGTCGACGTTCGGGCCGTTCGTGGCGCGCGGGATGGGCGACGAGCAGGTGCGGATGCTGACCGTCCCCAACGTCTCGAGCCCGGAGCCGCTGGAGGCCTTCGCCGACACGGTCGCCTGGGAGGTCGCCACGCCGGAGACGGTCCCCGGGTGGTCCGCCGCGTGCGCGTTCTTCGCCCGCGACCTCCGGGCGGGCCCGCTCGCCGACGTCCCGGTCGGGCTGATCACGTCGGCCTGGGGCGGCTCGGCCATCCGCGCGTGGACGCCCGCCAGCGCGCTCGAACAACTCGGCGGCTACGAGGCCGACGTCGAGGCGCTCCGCCTCTACACCACCGACGAGCGGCGGGCCCAGCAGGCGTTCGGCGCGACGTGGGAGGACTGGTGGCGCGACCGGACCGGCGTCGCCGCGGGCGCCGGGCCGTGGCAGCCCGCGACGGGCGCCGACTGGGACGCCGCCCCCGCCGGCCTCGGCGACTGGACGCAGTGGGACGGCCTCGCGGGCTACACCGGCATGATTTGGTTCCGCACGACCGTGACCCTCACGGCCGAGCAGGCGGCCCAGGGCGCCGACCTCGCCCTCGGCGCCATCGACGAGGTCGACCAGACGTGGCTCAACGGACAGGTCGTCGCCAACACGTTCGGGTACGGGACGGAGCGGACGTACACGATCCCGGCCGAGCTTCTTCAGGAGGGCGAGAACGTCGTAGTGGTCAACGTGCTCAACACGTACGCCGCGGGCGGGATGACGGGCGACCACACCCTCCGCGCGCTCCACCTCGACGACGGCACCCGCATTCCGCTCACGGACTGGCAGTACCGCGTGGCGCGTGAGCGGACCGGCCCGCCGCCACGGGCTCCGTGGGAGTCGGTCGGCGGCCTCGCCACGATCCACAATGCGATGGTGGCGCCGCTCCGCAACATCGGCCTCCGCGGCGTCCTGTGGTACCAGGGCGAGTCCGACACCGAGCGCGGCGACGTCTACGAGGGGCTGCTGCGCGCGCTCATCGGCGGCTGGCGGGCCCAGTTCACCTCGCCGACGGGCGACCCGATTCCGGCGCTCATCGTCCAGCTCCCGAACTACGGCCCGTGGCCGACGGCGCCCGGCCCGTCCGGGTGGGCCGAGGTCCGGGAGGCCCAGCGCCTCGCGACCGTCGGCGACCCGTTCGCGGCGACCGTCGTCACGATCGACGTCGGCGACCCGCGCGACCTCCACCCGACCCACAAGCAGCCCGTCGGCGCCCGGCTCGCGCGGGCGGCGCGGCACGTCATCTACGGCGAGGACGTCGCGCCGAGCGGCCCCGTCCCCGTCCGCGCCGAGCGCCGGGGCGACGCCGTCGTGGTGTCGTTCGACGACGTCGAGGACGGGCTCGTGGCCTACGGCGGCCTCGGCCCCATCGGGTTCGAGCTGTGCGGCGCCGACGCCGAGAGCTGCCGCTACGTCGAGGCCCGCGCCGAAGGATCTGAGGTCCGGATCCCGCTCGACGGCGAGCCCGCCGCGCGCGTCCGCTACGCCTGGGCCGACAGCCCCATCGTCACGCTCTTCGACGGCGCGGACCTCCCGGTCGTCCCGTTCGAGCTCTCCGTCCAGCCGGCCGGCACCGACTGA
- a CDS encoding alpha/beta hydrolase produces the protein MRSLPLLIALALAAPALAQNDGDGPPPRFGGPVELHEDDIPAFPEPPADIVTVRDDVPHGTLEMIAYESETVGTTRHMQVYTPPGYSTDRAYPVLYLLHGIGGDETEWQRFATVDVLLDNLIADGEAEPMIVVMPNGRAQPNDRAKGDVFASAPAFAVFEGDLLNDVIPATEARYSVAADREHRALAGLSMGGGQSLNFGLGHLDTFAWIGAFSSAPNTEPPAELVPDPEAAADQLELLFLSCGTEDGLFGISQGVHAYLAEHDVPHVWHVDGNGHDPTHWRNSLYHFAQLLFK, from the coding sequence ATGCGCTCCCTGCCCCTGCTGATCGCGCTGGCCCTCGCCGCGCCCGCCCTCGCCCAGAACGACGGCGACGGTCCGCCGCCCCGGTTCGGCGGCCCCGTCGAACTCCACGAGGACGACATCCCGGCGTTCCCCGAGCCGCCGGCCGACATCGTCACCGTCCGCGACGACGTCCCGCACGGGACGCTGGAGATGATCGCGTACGAGTCGGAGACCGTCGGGACGACGCGCCACATGCAGGTCTACACGCCGCCGGGCTACTCGACCGACCGCGCGTACCCGGTGCTGTACCTCCTCCACGGCATCGGCGGCGACGAGACGGAGTGGCAGCGGTTCGCCACCGTCGACGTCCTGCTCGACAACCTCATCGCCGACGGCGAGGCCGAGCCGATGATCGTCGTGATGCCGAACGGCCGGGCGCAGCCGAACGACCGCGCCAAGGGCGACGTGTTCGCCTCGGCCCCGGCCTTCGCCGTCTTCGAGGGCGACCTCCTGAACGACGTGATCCCCGCCACCGAGGCGCGCTACAGCGTCGCCGCCGACCGCGAGCACCGCGCGCTCGCCGGGCTGTCGATGGGCGGTGGCCAGTCCCTGAACTTCGGGCTCGGCCACCTCGACACGTTCGCGTGGATCGGCGCCTTCTCGTCGGCGCCCAACACGGAGCCGCCGGCCGAGCTCGTCCCCGACCCGGAGGCGGCGGCCGACCAGCTCGAGCTCCTCTTCCTCTCGTGCGGCACGGAGGACGGCCTCTTCGGGATCAGCCAGGGCGTGCACGCCTACCTCGCCGAGCACGACGTCCCGCACGTCTGGCACGTCGACGGGAACGGCCACGACCCGACGCACTGGCGGAACAGCCTCTACCACTTCGCCCAGCTCCTGTTCAAGTGA
- a CDS encoding family 43 glycosylhydrolase — protein sequence MTRPLLALSLLCAVGAAAQNPLITDQFTADPTARVFGDRVYVYPSHDVNCGTDWFCMKDYHAFSSEDLVTWTDHGEILHQDDVPWVDASQNAMWAPDAVEKDGRYYFYFPAIGDSTTDARGRRIGVATASAPGGPFTPEPMPMEGVGGIDPNVLIDDDGQAYLYWSGRGLSGARLSDDMMSLASEPVRLDASFPEGFKEGPFVFKRDGTYYFTFPHVIHETEALAYATGPSPLGPFTYRGVFMEEHASGCWTNHHSFVERDGQWLLFYHHNDLSPDFDKNRSIRADSVFFNPNGTIQKVTPTHRGVGLVDAREPIQVDRYSHTSGAGVNVSFLDPDDPHEGWSVALAQNGAWVQFDAVDVGAAPPASVRLRVRSESGGTVKVRVGRDGAYTTADIELDAGDGWRTVEAPIENVPTGVRDVWVSLRSDGMVEVDWVRFE from the coding sequence ATGACCCGGCCCCTCCTCGCGCTCTCGCTCCTCTGCGCCGTCGGCGCCGCGGCCCAGAATCCGCTCATCACCGACCAGTTCACGGCCGACCCGACGGCCCGCGTCTTCGGCGACCGCGTCTACGTGTACCCGTCCCACGACGTAAACTGCGGGACCGACTGGTTCTGCATGAAGGACTACCACGCGTTCTCGTCCGAGGACCTCGTGACGTGGACCGATCACGGCGAGATCCTCCACCAGGACGACGTGCCGTGGGTCGACGCGTCGCAGAACGCGATGTGGGCCCCCGACGCCGTCGAGAAGGACGGCCGGTACTACTTCTACTTCCCCGCCATCGGCGACTCGACGACGGACGCCCGGGGCCGGCGGATCGGCGTCGCGACCGCAAGCGCGCCCGGGGGCCCGTTCACGCCCGAGCCGATGCCGATGGAGGGTGTCGGGGGGATCGACCCGAACGTGCTCATCGACGATGACGGGCAGGCCTACCTCTACTGGTCGGGCCGCGGCCTCTCCGGCGCCCGCCTCTCCGACGACATGATGTCGCTGGCCTCCGAGCCCGTCCGCCTCGATGCGTCGTTCCCGGAGGGCTTCAAGGAGGGGCCGTTCGTGTTCAAGCGCGACGGGACCTACTACTTCACGTTCCCCCACGTCATCCACGAGACCGAGGCGCTGGCGTACGCGACCGGCCCCTCGCCGCTCGGGCCGTTCACGTACCGCGGCGTGTTCATGGAGGAGCACGCCTCGGGCTGCTGGACGAACCACCACTCGTTCGTCGAGCGCGACGGCCAGTGGCTCCTGTTCTACCACCACAACGACCTCTCGCCGGACTTCGACAAGAACCGCTCGATCCGCGCCGACAGCGTCTTCTTCAACCCCAACGGCACCATCCAGAAGGTCACTCCCACGCACCGCGGCGTGGGGCTCGTCGACGCCCGCGAGCCGATCCAGGTCGACCGGTACAGCCACACGAGCGGGGCCGGCGTCAACGTGTCGTTCCTCGACCCGGACGACCCGCACGAGGGCTGGAGCGTCGCGCTCGCGCAGAACGGCGCGTGGGTCCAGTTCGACGCCGTCGACGTCGGCGCGGCCCCGCCCGCCTCGGTGCGCCTCCGGGTCCGGTCGGAGAGCGGCGGGACGGTCAAGGTCCGCGTCGGGCGCGACGGCGCCTACACGACCGCCGACATCGAGCTCGACGCGGGCGACGGCTGGCGGACCGTCGAGGCGCCCATCGAGAACGTGCCGACGGGCGTTCGCGACGTGTGGGTCTCGCTCCGGTCCGACGGCATGGTCGAGGTCGACTGGGTCCGGTTCGAGTAG
- a CDS encoding alpha/beta hydrolase-fold protein: protein MRPDLSRALATAGHLLLLGLLLASVGHAQDAFVPASTNVGGAEYPRVSEDGRVQFRLEAPEATAVRANYWSGPKEDMERDAEGVWTVTAPAVAPGLHYYTFIVDGVEFADPSSRSFYGGSRYVSAVEVPEPGVDYYAVRDVPHGQVREVWYDSDVTGSWRHAFVYVPPGYDADLDTRYPVLYLQHGGGEDETGWVRQGNVNFILDNLIEAGEAEPMLVVMASGYARRADAADEPPPANRWEGLQRMFSVFEDDVTQELIPFVDETFRTIPDREHRAMAGLSMGGMQTFHTTLNHLDLFSYIGGFSGAAIPGGANGLDLATAYGGVFADPDAFADRVNLLWIGIGTDEPEGMYAGVNGVHTALAEAGIDHVYYESPGTDHEWQTWRRSLHDFAPRLFR from the coding sequence ATGCGACCCGATCTCTCGCGCGCTCTCGCCACCGCCGGGCACCTGCTCCTCCTTGGCCTCCTCCTGGCGAGCGTCGGCCACGCGCAGGACGCGTTCGTCCCCGCCTCGACGAACGTTGGGGGCGCCGAGTACCCCCGCGTGAGCGAGGACGGGCGCGTCCAGTTCCGCCTCGAAGCCCCCGAGGCGACCGCCGTCCGGGCCAACTACTGGAGCGGCCCGAAGGAGGACATGGAGAGGGACGCCGAGGGCGTCTGGACGGTCACGGCGCCCGCCGTCGCGCCCGGCCTCCACTACTACACGTTCATCGTGGACGGCGTCGAGTTCGCCGACCCGAGCAGCCGGTCGTTCTACGGGGGCAGCCGGTACGTCAGCGCGGTCGAGGTCCCGGAGCCCGGGGTCGACTACTACGCCGTCCGCGACGTGCCGCACGGGCAGGTCCGCGAGGTCTGGTACGACTCCGACGTGACCGGGTCGTGGCGGCACGCCTTCGTCTACGTCCCCCCGGGCTACGACGCGGACCTCGACACCCGCTACCCGGTCCTCTACCTCCAGCACGGGGGCGGCGAGGACGAGACCGGCTGGGTCCGCCAGGGGAACGTCAACTTCATCCTCGACAACCTCATCGAGGCCGGCGAGGCCGAGCCGATGCTCGTGGTCATGGCCAGCGGCTACGCCCGCCGCGCCGACGCGGCCGACGAGCCCCCGCCGGCGAACCGCTGGGAGGGCCTCCAGCGGATGTTCTCGGTCTTCGAGGACGACGTGACGCAGGAGCTCATCCCGTTCGTCGACGAGACGTTCCGGACGATCCCGGACCGCGAGCACCGGGCGATGGCCGGCCTCTCAATGGGCGGGATGCAAACGTTCCACACGACGCTGAACCACCTCGACCTCTTCTCCTACATCGGTGGGTTCAGCGGCGCCGCCATCCCGGGCGGCGCGAACGGCCTCGACCTCGCGACCGCCTACGGCGGCGTCTTCGCCGACCCCGACGCGTTCGCCGACCGGGTGAACCTGCTCTGGATCGGGATCGGGACGGACGAGCCGGAGGGGATGTACGCCGGCGTCAACGGCGTCCACACCGCGCTCGCCGAGGCGGGCATCGACCACGTCTACTACGAGTCGCCCGGGACCGACCACGAGTGGCAGACGTGGCGCCGGTCACTCCACGACTTCGCCCCCCGGCTGTTCCGGTAG